From the genome of Saccharomyces paradoxus strain CBS432 chromosome XII sequence:
atatacgtataATTATATCTACACAATTGTATATGTGTTATTGAACGGAAGACGTTGTTGCTATCACGGTGGATTGTGTGATCTGGGTATTTGGAATATTACAGTGATTTCTAGCGGTATTGTTAGTTTTTGTCATGTTCTGCAGGTATAAGGTTGAACATGTGGTGGAGACTTTGATAGTATCCTTGTACAACTTcatctttttattttgactGGGTAACGGCCTATTGTTTCTTCTAGTCTCTCCACTAGtggcttcttctttgttgaCTTTCAGCCTCTGCAACGCGTCTTTGGTGTCGAGTAACTCGTGTTCCAGCAGAACGTTGCGTTCCAGTCGTCGGTCGCTCTCCAATTGTAATGTTTCTATCTTATTCCTTAGTTggatattttcattttccaacTCATCAACCTGTATTTCTAACTCCGttatttgtttcttgtTGCACCtgttttgttgttggcTCTCAAGAAGATCGCTTTTTAAGTTAGAGATGACTTGTTCTAAGTCGTTTTCATACTCCTTGGTGGCACTTTCAAGCTCGCTCAATTGAGTCTCCAGCGAGGAGATTATTTGTAAAGCTGTTTCCAAATCCAAATTCGGCACCATAGAAAGTTGCGATTGTTGCACGTACCTGCCTTTTGATTGTTCTACTCAAATTCGCGAGTATTGTTCTCTTCGCCGTTGGTAGTATGCTGTAGTCTTAATATCcctctttttcattgttaaTTATGAAAACCTTCCTTTCTAATGTTATTAAATTTCCCGATTCTGCAAATTAATTGATTTTCGACGTTACAAAtgatataaagaaaagtcAGCTCGCTATTGTTTTCATATAaagtgaaagaagaaaaaaaggaaaaagaatgcaAGATCCGATAAGAGGAAACCTTTTTGCGGCTTTACTGCGTTAAAAATAAGGTTATTGATATGGGGGAATGGTTCGCGTACTTTGTTGAGCTACAGTATAATAGCCAATatctaaaattttttttccttgttaCCCTTATTGAAGCAGCGATGAATGCTTCTGTCCCTTAATAAAACCATCGCAAGAAATCCTAGGCCCGTACGCCCAGTCAGCATCTGTAAATGTTCTCTTCCATGGATAGACGATGATAGCAAAATGCGATCGTGGCGGAGCCacattcaagaaaaaaaattcgtgGAGAATCGATAAACACAGAAATCGTACTTCAAACCGATTAGCAAGCCTTCAAGCATAGAACATCCCGTCCTAACATCTTACGGAAGCTACAACCGTTTCTCTAGCTCCCGCGTGAGTAGGGCCTCACAAGGCAAGACACTGTAAAAAAACATAAGAATAACTCGTCCGCCGTATCTTAAATTTCGTGTGTCCTTTCGAtctctctctctctctTCCTCTTATCTCAACAACCGACAAGCGCATGGACAGAGCTCAGTAGTGGCAGTAGTACGGCTGAACGACTGCACCTGTCTGGCTTGCCCCTTTTTGTTGAGTGGGCCGGGTAACGATGCACATTCCTAAACGATGCAATGCTCGTTCCACCCACACCCATTCATCCGCCGGGCGAAATCCACCCTCGCGGTCTCGTTTAGAATACCAGGCAACGGCACCAGCAACGGCCCCGGTAACTCGATCGCGCTCATATATATCGGATATACTCTTGAGGCACAACTTTTTTCGGTTTTCGgttttttctattattcTTCGAGATGCAAAGCACACATTTGAGACTCACAGCCCAAGATACCGCAAGCATACAGACGCTATTGTTCTCCTCAAAGAATAGGTTCCTGCAGTGCTCTTTTAAGGTTTGACGATATTGAACAATATTatatcaaattttcatcCCATCGAACCTCATTCCATCAGGTTCGTTTTATCAAAGCAtcttgttttgttttcgcAGAAAATCTTCTTCCCTTTCAGTTTGGCCTTTTAGTTTTTCTCCAGTCGCAGGCAAGAAGGTAAcgaaatagaagaaaaagaaaagaaaaaaaaaagggaaacaATAGGTTAGATGTCGAATACCCCTTATAATTCATCTGTGCCTTCCATTGCATCCATGACCCAGTCTTCTGTCTCAAGAAGTCCCAACATGCACACAGTAACTACCCCCGGTACCAATACCAGCTCTAACTCTCCACCCTTACACATGTCTTCAGATTCCTCCAAGATCAAAAGGAAGCGTAACAGAATTCCGCTCAGTTGTACCATCTGtcggaaaagaaaagttaaGTGTGATAAGTTTAGGCCTCATTGCCAGCAGTGTACTAAAACTGGGGTGGCCCATCTCTGCCATTACATGGAACAGACTTGGGCTGAAGAGGCAGAGAAGGAATTGTTGAAGGACAACGAATTAAAAAAACTGAGGGAACGTGTAAAATCTTTAGAGAAGACTCTTTCTAAAGTGCACTCTTCCCCTTCTTCTAACTCTTTAAAGAGCTACAACACTCCCGAGAGCAGCAACCTGTTTATGGGTAGTGATGAACACTCCACCCTTGTTAGCGCAAATACAGGGTCCGCTTCCTCCGCCTCGCATatgcaacagcagcagcagcaacagcagcagcagcagcaagacttttccaaaaatacGAACGCCAATgcaaattcttcatccCTTTCCATCTCAAATAAATACGATAACGATGAGTTGGACTTAACCAAGGACTTTGATCTTTTACATATTAAGAGTAATGGTACCATCCACTTGGGTGCCACTCACTGGTTGTCTATCATGAAAGGTGACCCGTACCTAAAACTTTTGTGGGGTCATATCTTTGCAATGAGGGAAAAGTTAAATGAATGGTactaccaaaaaaattcgtACTCTAAGCTTAAGTCAAGCAAATGTCCCGTAAATCATGCGCAAGCACCTCCTTCTGTTGCTGCCGCCGCCAATAGAAAATGCCCTGTCGATCATGCCGCGTTTGCATCCGGAATGGTCGCCCCAAAGGAGGAGACTCCTCTTCCAAGGAAATGTCCCGTTGACCACACTATGTTTTCCTCGGGAATGATTCCTCCCAGAGAGGATACTTCCTCCCAGAAGAGGTGTCCCGTTGACCACACCATGTATTCTGCAGGAATGATGCCGTCCAAGGAAGAGACACTTTCCCCATTTTCTGCCAAACCTATGATAGACCTCAATAAGCATACAATGAATCCGCCTCAGTCAAAGTGTCCTGTGGACCATAGAAACTACATGAAGGAATTCCCCTCTGATATGATGAATTCTTCTCCCAACCCCGCTGGTCGTTGCCCCATTGACCATTCAAGTATGAAAAATACCACTGCCTTGCCAGCCTCTGCTCACAATACTATTCCACACCATCAACAACAATCAGGGCCTCATTCTCGTTCGCATCCTTTACAGAACAGAAAACAGGATACCTACATGACAGAATCCGAAGTCCTCGCAATACTTTGTGAGATGTTGCCGCCCAAGCGCGTCATCGCACTATTCATCgagaaattcttcaaacaTTTATACCCTGCCATTCCAATCTTAGATGAAcagaatttcaaaaatcacGTGAATCAAATGCTTTCGCTATCATCGATGAACCCCGCTGTCAACAACTTCGGCATGGGCATGCCATCCTCGTCTTCATTGGAGAACCAACCCATAACACAAATCAACCTTCCAAAACTTTCCGATTCTTGTAATTTAGGtattttgataataatCTTGAGACTGACATGGCTATCCATACCCTCCAACTCCTGCGAAGTCGACCTGGGAGAAGAAAGTGGCTCATTCTTAGTACCTAATGAGTCGAGCAATATGTCTGCATCTGCATTGACCTCAATGGCTAAGGAGGAATCCCTTCTGCTAAAACATGAAACACCGGTCGAGGCACTGGAACTTTGTCAAAAATACTTAATTAAATTTGATGAGCTTTCTAGTATTTCCAATAACAACGTTAATTTAACCACAGTGCaatttgccattttttaCAACTTTTATATGAAAAGTGCCTCCAACGATTTGACTACTTTGACAAATACCAACAACACTGGTATGGCCAACCCTGGCCATGATTCCGAGTCGCATCAGATCCTTTTGTCCAATATTACTCAAATGGCCTTTAGTTGTGGGTTACACAGAGACCCTGATAATTTTCCTCAATTAAACGCCACCATTCCAGCAACTACTCAGGAGGTGTCCAACAACGGCAACAAAAAGGCAAACCCTAGCACCAAtgcaaattcaaataacaGCATGTCTGCTAACACTACCAATAGCAGTAGCAGATCCGGAAGCGCTGATTCAAGAAGCGGATCAAACCCCGTAAACAAGAAGGAAAACCAGGTTAGTattgaaagatttaaaCACACCTggagaaaaatttggtatTACATTGTTAGCATGGACGTTAACCAATCTCTTTCCTTGGGAAGTCCTCGACTACTAAGAAATTTGAGAGACTTTAGCGATACGAAGCTACCAAGTGCTTCAAGAATTGATTATGTTCGCGACATCAAGGAGCTAATCATTGTCAAGAattttactctttttttccagatTGATCTATGTATTATTGCTGTATTAAATCACATTTTGAATGTTTCTTTGGCAAGAAGTGTGAGAAAATTCGAATTAGATTCATTGATtaatttgttgaaaaatttgaccTATGGTACCGAGAACGTCAATGATGTAGTGAGCTCTTTGATCAATAAAGGGTTATTACCTACTTCAGAAGGTGGTTCTGTAGATTCAAATAACGATGAAATTTATGGTCTACCGAAACTACCCGATATTCTAAACCATGGTCAACATAACCAAAACTTGTACGCTGATGGTAGAGCCGCCTCTAGTAGTGATATAGATAAGAAATTGGATTTGCCTCATGAATCTACAACGAGAgctctatttttttccaagcATATGACAATTAGAATGCTGCTATACTTATTGAACTACATTTTGTTTACTCATTATGAACCAATGGGGAGCGAAGATCCTGGTACTAATATTTTAGCCAAGGAATACGCCCAAGAGGCATTAAACTTTGCCATGGACGGATACAGGAACTGtatgattttctttaataataTCAGAAATACTAATTCACTATTCGATTATATGAATGTTATCCTATCTTACCCTTGTTTGGATATTGGTCACCGTTCTTTACAATTCATCGTTTGTTTGATCTTAAGAGCTAAATGTGGCCCATTGACTGGTATGCGTGAATCGTCAATTATTACTAACGGTACATCAAGCGGATTTAATAGTTCAGTAGAAGATGAGGACGTTAAGGTTAAACAAGAATCCTctgatgaattgaaaaaagacgATTTTATGAAAGACGTCAACTTAGATTCAGGTGATTCGTTAGCAGAAATCCTCATGTCAAGAATGCTGctgtttcaaaaattaacGAAACAActatcaaagaaatataatTACGCCATTCGTATGAATAAGTCTACTGGATTTTTTGTATCTTTACTAGATACTCCTTCAAAGAAATCAGACTCGAAATCGGGTAGTTCATTCATGTTGGGTAATTGGAAACATCCAAAGGTTTCAAATATGAGCGGATTTCTTGCTGGCGACAAAGATCAACTGCAGAGATGTCCCGTATACCAAGATGCGCTGGGGTTCGTTAGCCCGACTGGTGCTAATGAAGGTTCTGCTCCAATGCAAGGCTTGGCCTTACAGGGCTCCACTGCTAGGATGGGAGGGACTCAGTTACCACCAATTAGATCATACAAGCCTATCACGTACACCAGTAGTAATCTACGTCGTATGAATGAAGCGGGCGAGGCAGAAGCcaagagaagaagatttaatGATAGTTATGTtgataacaacaacagcgATATACCTAGAGGAATCAGTCCAAAACCTTCAAATGGGCTATCATCGGTGCAGCCACTTTTGTCATCATTTTCCATGAACCAGCTAAACGGAAATACCATTCCAACAGTACCATCATTAACCAACATTACTTCGCAAATGGGTGCTTTACCATCTTTAGATAGGATTACCACTAATCAAATAAATTTGCCAGACCCATCGAGAGATGAAGGATTTGACAACTCTATCAAGCAAATGACGCCTATGACAAGTGCATTCATGAATGCTAATACCTCAATTCCAAGCTCGACCATGAATGGAAATATGAACATGAATGGAGCTGGAACTGCGAATACAGATACAAGTGCCAACGGCAGTGCTTTATCGACACTGACAAGTCCACAGGGTTCAGATTTAGCATCCAATTCTGCTACCCAGTATAAACCTGACttagaagattttttgatgcAAAATTCTAACTTTAACGGGTTAATGATAAATCCGTCGAGTTTGGTAGAAGTTGTTGGTGGATACAATGATCCTAATAACCTTGGGAGAAATGACGCGGTTGATTTTCTACCCGTTGATAATGTTGAAATTGATGGATTAGTTGATTTTTATAGAGCAGATTTTCCAATATGGGAGTGATGCGgtttgtttatatataaatagaaaaggacagattattattacttttcattattcatACATagatattttctttttatctCGGACTTGCACTGACCAAATAGTAATCAAAGTTGAAGGaaattgcaaaaaaataaactttgGACGAGTCCGGAATCGAACCGGAGACCTCTCCCATGCTAAGGGAGCGCGCTACCGACTACGCCACACGCCCAGTTATATTATACTGTTGTATTACGGGCTCGAGTAATACCGgatgtcttgacaatcctaaagtcgtttaggagagtaacttgttgtcagacttattattatcgtgattcacagaatgttacttatcctatataatctatataagatctgaatctaactaaagggtggaagcgcggaatctcggatctaaactaattgttcaggtatttatacgtttggttagtttggttcatcttaggcaagtaggttgcctagtatactcaatcttgtctattgtttcgtacgtgtttcatacatgttttatgtctaggttggtaaatctagtaatgctgaggtatCTCATCTTGAGATACAACATATACTGATGTCGTATCTCTGTGTTCTATATGTCTTGTAATGTCGAATATCCATGCATTGAGACATTTCTCTCAGAACCGTCTTCTCATCATGCGAAGCTAAGATTTTGAACATGGTTATAGTAAAAACGGGTTTACCtagttaaaaaaatgagcCCAAATCGTCAAGGTCCTAATCACCTCTCTCTAGCTGCTCACATGTTTTTaaacaaaacaagaatTCTTGCAGTTGCCATATTGAGAGCGGTTCATTGTTTTAGGAACGTGATTTTATAATTTAGTCTCATTAGCGTACTGTcgcttcttcaattttttttttttcatttctggATGGTAATTATATTAGACATAAAGAAGCCGCCAATGCTAGAATGTATATCTTGGATCAAGAAGACCACTTGGATAACTTAAAGGCTCTAGAGAAAGAACCGCTCAATTAGTCCGAATATACAAAATAGAGATATCGCGCTACATATTATCAAAGTTTAGCATACTTGAAAATGTGGTGTAAACAATGATGTGTTGTATTCGGTCTTTTTTTCCCGCCTGCAGATTGTcatatttgtttttttccgTGTAGCTACAATTATCTTCGTTTTGATGCCTGTCCTGTCTGTGAGGCCGATTCCATGGCACTTTGGTCAGATACCGTAAAGGGTCTTCTTCGTTAATACGGCACTGCAAGGCGATATCTATCTCTGCGGTTACGATTGATAGATAGGTACTTATCAGTTATCACTAGAGACGAAATGTTTACGTTTTGAAAGCTCGACAGCGGGGGTTCCTAACGGACGTCGGCCTAGACCTTACCTTGCGAGAAATTTTTAGTTCATATCCAGGGGATGGTGAATGGTTGGATCTGACGAAGCCACGGTAAGGGCAAGGCTTTGCGCATGCACTAGCCACTGTACGTACCATATATAAATAGATAATCAAGTGTATAGGAAACCACTTGTTCAAGTTTTTCACTTAGtgttgcttcttttttatcatttgcGTTTGGAAGGATCCCAGCCTTTTGTGATTCTATTACAGATTTCTTAATTTGTTCATTATCTGCAGTGATAGAAATAGTTTTTTGACTTTCAAAGTATTGGTTAATAAGAGCACTTTTTCCACGTGTTTTAAtcgtttttattttaacaTACATTTTTGAGCTTTACGTTGCACTTGGAAATCATATAATCGTGAGAGATTTAAGTAGAATATCACACatttcaagagaaaaacGAATACATAGGAATGGTTGACGCTAGGGGAAGTACACCTTGTTTAATCGGTGATTCTATAAGGAACATCAATGATGAAAACAGTTTGGATTTCCAGTATAGTAATCAGTTTAATGAGGAAGGCGAAGCTTCGAGGTTACTAACGCCACAAACGAGTTCTAATCATGCCCTAAGCAAGATGCAGAAGGACGATGATATTCGAGATAGATCTTACACATCCGTAGCGGAATTGAACCGTGAAGGTGCTTTGCTAACCGACGAAGTTGATTTGGAGAACGTTGATGCTTCGAAGGTTCGCAGTAGTAGAGACGACCTAGAGGctgaagagaaaaggaaaaaactgCTTTTGtttaagaaaaagcaaagaaataGATCTATCAATTCAGACAGTTTCTCCTCTCCTTCTTTGCGTGCTTCAAAATCGAATTCACTGATTACGTCTACTGATCCTGTCGAAGATCACATTAGTAAATACTCTTCATCAGGCACACCTGAAAATATTACAGGTAAAGCAGacgacgaagatgaagacaTAATTAGAAACTCCTACGGGCAGATGATCAAAAACAATTCCAACAGACCACATTTAGCAAAGGGTGAATCGTATCAATCCGCAGAACAAGAATTAGATCATACGGCGCCtgaaaaatcagaaaaaagacaagaaagaagcGGTAGATCTTTTGATAGACAAAAATCATCGGCTGAATTTTTAAGATCTTTATCG
Proteins encoded in this window:
- the NDL1 gene encoding Ndl1p (Homolog of nuclear distribution factor NudE~similar to YLR254C), which encodes MVPNLDLETALQIISSLETQLSELESATKEYENDLEQVISNLKSDLLESQQQNRCNKKQITELEIQVDELENENIQLRNKIETLQLESDRRLERNVLLEHELLDTKDALQRLKVNKEEATSGETRRNNRPLPSQNKKMKLYKDTIKVSTTCSTLYLQNMTKTNNTARNHCNIPNTQITQSTVIATTSSVQ
- the HAP1 gene encoding Hap1p (Zinc finger transcription factor~similar to YLR256W): MSNTPYNSSVPSIASMTQSSVSRSPNMHTVTTPGTNTSSNSPPLHMSSDSSKIKRKRNRIPLSCTICRKRKVKCDKFRPHCQQCTKTGVAHLCHYMEQTWAEEAEKELLKDNELKKLRERVKSLEKTLSKVHSSPSSNSLKSYNTPESSNLFMGSDEHSTLVSANTGSASSASHMQQQQQQQQQQQQDFSKNTNANANSSSLSISNKYDNDELDLTKDFDLLHIKSNGTIHLGATHWLSIMKGDPYLKLLWGHIFAMREKLNEWYYQKNSYSKLKSSKCPVNHAQAPPSVAAAANRKCPVDHAAFASGMVAPKEETPLPRKCPVDHTMFSSGMIPPREDTSSQKRCPVDHTMYSAGMMPSKEETLSPFSAKPMIDLNKHTMNPPQSKCPVDHRNYMKEFPSDMMNSSPNPAGRCPIDHSSMKNTTALPASAHNTIPHHQQQSGPHSRSHPLQNRKQDTYMTESEVLAILCEMLPPKRVIALFIEKFFKHLYPAIPILDEQNFKNHVNQMLSLSSMNPAVNNFGMGMPSSSSLENQPITQINLPKLSDSCNLGILIIILRLTWLSIPSNSCEVDLGEESGSFLVPNESSNMSASALTSMAKEESLLLKHETPVEALELCQKYLIKFDELSSISNNNVNLTTVQFAIFYNFYMKSASNDLTTLTNTNNTGMANPGHDSESHQILLSNITQMAFSCGLHRDPDNFPQLNATIPATTQEVSNNGNKKANPSTNANSNNSMSANTTNSSSRSGSADSRSGSNPVNKKENQVSIERFKHTWRKIWYYIVSMDVNQSLSLGSPRLLRNLRDFSDTKLPSASRIDYVRDIKELIIVKNFTLFFQIDLCIIAVLNHILNVSLARSVRKFELDSLINLLKNLTYGTENVNDVVSSLINKGLLPTSEGGSVDSNNDEIYGLPKLPDILNHGQHNQNLYADGRAASSSDIDKKLDLPHESTTRALFFSKHMTIRMLLYLLNYILFTHYEPMGSEDPGTNILAKEYAQEALNFAMDGYRNCMIFFNNIRNTNSLFDYMNVILSYPCLDIGHRSLQFIVCLILRAKCGPLTGMRESSIITNGTSSGFNSSVEDEDVKVKQESSDELKKDDFMKDVNLDSGDSLAEILMSRMLLFQKLTKQLSKKYNYAIRMNKSTGFFVSLLDTPSKKSDSKSGSSFMLGNWKHPKVSNMSGFLAGDKDQLQRCPVYQDALGFVSPTGANEGSAPMQGLALQGSTARMGGTQLPPIRSYKPITYTSSNLRRMNEAGEAEAKRRRFNDSYVDNNNSDIPRGISPKPSNGLSSVQPLLSSFSMNQLNGNTIPTVPSLTNITSQMGALPSLDRITTNQINLPDPSRDEGFDNSIKQMTPMTSAFMNANTSIPSSTMNGNMNMNGAGTANTDTSANGSALSTLTSPQGSDLASNSATQYKPDLEDFLMQNSNFNGLMINPSSLVEVVGGYNDPNNLGRNDAVDFLPVDNVEIDGLVDFYRADFPIWE
- a CDS encoding uncharacterized protein (similar to YLR257W), encoding MVDARGSTPCLIGDSIRNINDENSLDFQYSNQFNEEGEASRLLTPQTSSNHALSKMQKDDDIRDRSYTSVAELNREGALLTDEVDLENVDASKVRSSRDDLEAEEKRKKLLLFKKKQRNRSINSDSFSSPSLRASKSNSLITSTDPVEDHISKYSSSGTPENITGKADDEDEDIIRNSYGQMIKNNSNRPHLAKGESYQSAEQELDHTAPEKSEKRQERSGRSFDRQKSSAEFLRSLSRSISRGPAKNKTVSPSKGEDSRMYSTSNYSISLVDLENGPKVIPETLEEEQEDAEKEGVLMEDEGNEEYTKDLEEAANKVQQP